The proteins below come from a single Candidatus Zixiibacteriota bacterium genomic window:
- a CDS encoding secondary thiamine-phosphate synthase enzyme YjbQ, translating into MTTLAVTSSRREEMLDITRAVHDVVMSSGVSEGLAVCFVPHTTAGITINENADPDVTRDILHKLGTEFPRQDGYLHSEGNSDAHVKASLIGSSVTVIIEGGHLRLGTWQGIYFCEFDGPRRRTAYVQISGG; encoded by the coding sequence ATGACCACACTGGCAGTGACAAGTTCACGGCGGGAGGAGATGCTCGATATCACGCGCGCGGTACATGATGTCGTGATGTCGAGCGGTGTAAGCGAAGGGCTGGCCGTCTGTTTCGTACCTCACACGACGGCGGGTATCACCATCAACGAGAATGCCGATCCCGACGTCACGCGTGACATCCTGCACAAGCTGGGCACGGAGTTCCCCCGGCAGGACGGCTACCTGCACAGCGAAGGCAATTCCGACGCCCACGTCAAGGCGTCTCTGATAGGGAGTTCCGTAACAGTCATCATAGAAGGCGGACATCTCCGGCTCGGTACGTGGCAGGGGATCTACTTCTGCGAATTCGACGGTCCGCGCCGCCGGACGGCGTACGTTCAGATCAGCGGTGGTTAA
- the iorA gene encoding indolepyruvate ferredoxin oxidoreductase subunit alpha: protein MRELMSGNEAVARGAFEAGVKLAAAYPGTPSTEILETLSAKYRSIYSQWSPNEKVAFEVGIGASIGGARALVTMKHVGLNVAADPLMTFAYTGVNGGFVLVSADDPEMHSSQNEQDNRYFARFAQIPMLEPSDSQESKDMVVTAFEMSEIFDTPVMLRMTTRISHSKGIVALNEPVAGPDKRFVKDPAKYVMIPSNARIRHVVVTERLERLRHFTEETPYNSIEDNGSRVGIITGGVSYQYAKEVAPHFDYLKLGLSYPLPLKKIEQFVKSHDKVIVVEELEPFYEEQIKAAGIKVEGKKFMGQLGELSPKRVAEGFLKAGVIDHVNVASISPEQDMFPRPPVLCPGCPHRGAFTALKKLKVTVTGDIGCYTLGVMKPLNALDTCICMGASIGNAIGMERVQGSQKGTVAVIGDSTFFHSGLTGILDAVYNQSNVTTIILDNRATAMTGGQQHPGTGLTLMGEHPGRVEIDEVVRALGVKNVRKLDAYNLDEALDVIKEEMAKPGPSVIITTRPCVLMPKRIMDEPYVVDQDACTGCGACFQISCPAISASERTNKHGHPLAVIDDTTCTGCTLCAQVCPEECIILKSHFVEA from the coding sequence ATGAGAGAACTGATGTCCGGCAACGAGGCGGTCGCCCGAGGCGCGTTTGAAGCCGGGGTCAAACTGGCCGCCGCTTACCCCGGGACCCCCTCCACCGAAATCCTGGAAACCCTGAGCGCCAAATACCGCTCGATCTACTCGCAGTGGTCGCCCAATGAGAAAGTGGCGTTTGAAGTCGGTATCGGCGCCTCCATCGGTGGAGCCCGGGCGCTGGTCACTATGAAACATGTCGGCCTCAACGTCGCCGCCGACCCCCTCATGACGTTCGCCTATACCGGCGTCAATGGCGGGTTTGTGCTGGTGTCGGCTGACGATCCCGAAATGCACTCATCGCAGAACGAGCAGGACAATCGCTATTTCGCCAGGTTCGCGCAGATTCCCATGCTCGAACCGTCCGACTCGCAGGAGTCGAAAGACATGGTGGTCACCGCGTTCGAGATGTCGGAGATTTTTGACACGCCGGTCATGCTCCGCATGACCACGCGTATCTCGCACTCCAAAGGAATCGTGGCTCTCAACGAGCCCGTCGCCGGGCCCGACAAACGCTTCGTCAAGGATCCGGCCAAGTACGTCATGATCCCGTCGAACGCCCGCATCCGCCACGTCGTGGTCACCGAACGCCTTGAACGGCTGCGTCACTTCACCGAGGAAACGCCGTACAATTCGATCGAGGACAACGGGTCACGCGTCGGTATCATCACCGGCGGCGTCTCCTACCAGTACGCCAAGGAAGTTGCCCCCCATTTTGACTATCTCAAACTGGGATTGAGTTACCCGCTGCCTCTGAAAAAAATCGAGCAGTTCGTCAAAAGCCACGACAAGGTGATCGTGGTCGAAGAACTCGAACCGTTCTATGAAGAGCAGATAAAAGCCGCCGGGATCAAAGTCGAGGGAAAGAAGTTTATGGGACAGCTCGGCGAGCTGTCTCCCAAACGGGTAGCCGAAGGCTTCCTCAAGGCGGGTGTGATCGACCACGTCAATGTCGCTTCCATCTCGCCCGAGCAGGACATGTTTCCCAGGCCGCCCGTCCTGTGCCCCGGCTGTCCTCACCGAGGCGCTTTCACGGCCTTGAAAAAACTCAAGGTCACCGTCACCGGCGATATCGGATGCTACACCCTCGGCGTGATGAAACCGCTGAACGCGCTGGACACCTGCATCTGCATGGGCGCCTCCATCGGCAACGCCATCGGCATGGAACGGGTCCAGGGCTCCCAGAAGGGAACGGTTGCCGTCATCGGCGACTCTACCTTCTTCCACTCCGGCCTGACCGGCATTCTCGACGCCGTCTATAACCAGAGCAACGTCACGACTATCATCCTCGACAATCGCGCCACCGCCATGACCGGCGGTCAACAGCATCCCGGCACCGGTCTCACCCTGATGGGTGAGCACCCCGGGCGCGTCGAGATCGATGAGGTTGTTCGCGCGCTTGGCGTCAAGAATGTACGCAAGCTCGATGCGTACAACCTTGATGAAGCGCTCGATGTTATCAAAGAGGAAATGGCCAAGCCCGGACCGTCCGTCATCATTACGACCCGGCCGTGCGTGCTGATGCCGAAACGCATCATGGATGAACCCTACGTGGTCGACCAAGACGCCTGCACCGGGTGCGGCGCGTGCTTCCAGATTTCCTGCCCCGCCATTTCCGCATCGGAACGAACCAACAAGCACGGTCATCCCCTTGCGGTGATCGACGACACCACCTGCACCGGATGTACTCTCTGCGCACAGGTCTGCCCCGAAGAGTGCATTATCCTCAAGAGCCACTTCGTGGAGGCATGA
- the smc gene encoding chromosome segregation protein SMC codes for MYLKRLDILGFKSFAQKTTIAFSSGVTAIVGPNGCGKTNVLDSLRWVLGEQKVSLLRGGKMEEVIFNGSRDLKPLGMAEVTLTVVNNRGVLPTEYSEVQVTRRLFRSGDSEYLLNKVPCRLKDIIDLFVDTGMGAHSYSVIQQDMVEAILSSKAEERRFLFEEAAGITKYKQRKKAALRKLEATEQDFLRLKDIHAEVRTQVNSLYRQHKKAERYQRIRDEIKEWELFLGKERIGELDQDRREHKARLDELTTRRQESDTGLTQYGAELEAARKEQLDIERNLSEVGEAVYKVTEDVHAIERQISVDRERRSNATHLIDKNRSDIAALEERSKVLGEQSTRFTGELAEVRSKLESLTAQLHDAESAQDEADRQLLAVRRAREQENQRLIELEGRLSSGRTEVSNLQEQQTELSTQIEKIEGQITSNSPQQTMLLGELERHQQELDRLTAERSAIVRRQTALKQEMETLGTRSDELAEETATLTASIEACEARRKLLEDMILHFEGHGAGLVTVMEQRERWNGIVGTVADSFVPQEGLETALERSLGDLARCLICVDRSTAASIIAYVRSENKGKIGILVPDPGTLNAAVKRPEIKHDLFVGWLDSLVSAEPRLETLKGAILSRTAVFKPGLNADEILPHLPFGFSAVTTDGMLYHGNLITGGSEESFPLFRRREKVQQQQQMIDEFTVRLGGVRDDRNHVIANMASLRAESSELVTRQEELAEQIEETQKRVGEFDFERRSLVSEFERLERERRTLMGKLETIRSRQTSLGLDFGQLKSLKDELVSSMNEVGSRLGDFEAAAATTAERVSHLQVAVIEARSRAEQIESQIKHTGELLSEITNSIAVKSEEIETATEEIGLCDQRVAEGEVRLKELFDHREKLAERQNSLRGVQAEIMEQVTSREREIKRVRDARESLAEQVHELEIRINTINNEIKTIRDRLLEEYQLDILTVDVTRPNDAMTVDEAAEYLHEQKDRLRNFGAVNLLALEEYRTSAEREKFLSEQINDLQAAKSDLQATISKINVTAKELFLKTFDVARGHFKNLFVELFSGGEADITLVDPSDPLESEIDIVARPRGKKLLSIAQMSGGERALTAISLLFSLYLVKPSPFCILDEIDAPLDDANCHRFLKMIRAFSGQTQFVTITHNKITMEAADNLYGITMELPGVSKLVAVRFNEGGDLVDQADASSTDTAEGADGDEIPESIRNRMTSNVTLQPNEEPRE; via the coding sequence GTGTATCTCAAGCGGCTCGATATACTGGGATTCAAATCATTTGCCCAGAAGACGACGATTGCGTTTTCCAGCGGCGTGACCGCCATTGTCGGCCCCAACGGGTGCGGCAAAACCAACGTACTCGACTCCCTGCGCTGGGTGCTGGGCGAGCAGAAAGTTTCTCTGCTGCGCGGCGGCAAAATGGAAGAAGTGATCTTCAACGGCAGCCGCGATCTCAAGCCGCTCGGCATGGCCGAGGTCACACTCACCGTGGTGAACAACCGCGGCGTGCTTCCGACCGAATACAGCGAGGTGCAGGTGACCCGGCGGCTCTTCCGTTCCGGGGATTCGGAGTATCTTCTCAACAAGGTTCCGTGCCGTCTCAAGGATATCATCGACCTGTTCGTGGACACGGGGATGGGAGCGCACTCCTATTCCGTGATCCAGCAGGACATGGTCGAGGCGATATTGTCCAGCAAGGCCGAGGAGCGGCGTTTCCTGTTCGAGGAAGCCGCCGGCATCACGAAGTACAAGCAGCGGAAGAAGGCGGCGCTCCGGAAGCTCGAGGCGACCGAGCAGGATTTTCTGCGGCTCAAGGACATTCACGCCGAGGTGCGGACGCAGGTCAATTCGTTGTATCGTCAGCACAAGAAGGCCGAGCGATACCAGCGCATCCGCGACGAGATCAAGGAGTGGGAGCTGTTCCTGGGCAAGGAGCGGATCGGGGAACTCGACCAGGATCGCCGCGAGCACAAAGCGCGGCTGGATGAATTGACCACGCGACGCCAGGAGAGCGATACCGGGCTTACCCAGTACGGCGCGGAGCTGGAGGCGGCGCGCAAGGAGCAGCTCGATATCGAGCGCAACCTGAGCGAGGTCGGCGAGGCCGTGTACAAGGTGACCGAGGACGTGCACGCTATCGAGCGGCAGATCTCGGTTGACCGGGAGCGACGTTCGAATGCGACCCATCTGATCGACAAGAACCGGAGTGATATCGCCGCGCTGGAAGAGCGCTCGAAAGTTCTGGGCGAGCAGTCGACTCGTTTCACGGGCGAACTTGCGGAAGTGCGGTCGAAGCTGGAGAGCCTGACAGCACAGCTTCACGACGCGGAGTCCGCGCAGGACGAGGCCGACCGGCAGTTGCTGGCGGTGCGTCGTGCCCGTGAGCAGGAGAACCAGCGCCTGATAGAACTCGAGGGCAGGCTTTCATCGGGCCGGACCGAGGTGAGTAATCTCCAGGAGCAGCAGACGGAGTTGTCGACCCAGATTGAGAAGATCGAGGGACAGATTACGTCCAACTCTCCGCAGCAAACGATGCTTCTCGGCGAACTGGAGCGTCACCAGCAGGAGCTCGACCGGCTGACGGCGGAACGAAGCGCTATAGTCAGACGCCAGACCGCGCTGAAGCAGGAGATGGAAACGCTGGGGACGCGCAGCGACGAACTGGCGGAAGAAACCGCGACGCTGACGGCGTCGATCGAAGCCTGCGAGGCGCGGCGCAAGCTGCTCGAGGACATGATCCTGCATTTCGAGGGACACGGCGCGGGCCTGGTGACGGTCATGGAGCAGCGCGAACGCTGGAACGGAATTGTGGGGACGGTTGCCGATTCGTTCGTTCCGCAGGAGGGGCTGGAAACGGCGCTGGAGCGGTCGCTCGGCGATCTGGCCCGGTGCCTGATCTGTGTCGACCGGTCGACGGCGGCCTCGATTATCGCATACGTGAGAAGCGAAAACAAAGGCAAGATCGGCATACTCGTGCCCGATCCGGGAACGCTGAACGCGGCGGTAAAACGGCCCGAGATCAAGCACGATTTGTTCGTCGGCTGGCTCGACAGCCTGGTGTCGGCGGAGCCACGGCTCGAGACGCTCAAGGGCGCGATATTGTCCCGAACCGCGGTGTTCAAGCCGGGGTTGAATGCCGACGAGATCCTCCCGCATCTCCCCTTCGGCTTCTCAGCGGTAACGACCGACGGAATGCTGTACCACGGCAATCTCATCACGGGCGGCTCGGAAGAGAGCTTCCCGCTGTTCCGCCGTCGCGAGAAGGTTCAGCAGCAGCAGCAGATGATCGATGAGTTCACGGTGCGGCTCGGCGGCGTGCGCGACGACCGAAACCACGTAATCGCGAATATGGCGTCGTTGCGTGCGGAGTCGTCGGAGCTCGTCACGCGCCAGGAAGAGCTTGCCGAGCAGATCGAGGAGACGCAGAAGCGGGTGGGCGAGTTCGATTTCGAGCGCCGCAGTCTGGTCAGCGAGTTCGAGCGGCTCGAGCGAGAGCGGCGGACGCTGATGGGCAAGCTGGAGACTATTCGCAGTCGCCAGACGTCGCTGGGGCTCGATTTCGGGCAACTGAAGTCTCTCAAGGACGAGCTGGTCAGCAGCATGAACGAAGTCGGCAGCCGTCTGGGCGATTTTGAAGCGGCCGCCGCCACCACGGCCGAACGGGTGTCGCACCTTCAGGTTGCGGTGATCGAAGCGCGCAGCCGTGCAGAACAAATCGAGAGTCAGATTAAACACACCGGCGAGCTGCTTTCGGAAATCACCAACTCGATCGCGGTGAAGTCCGAGGAAATCGAGACGGCGACCGAGGAGATCGGCCTGTGCGACCAGCGCGTGGCCGAGGGCGAAGTCCGGCTGAAAGAGCTGTTCGACCATCGGGAGAAACTCGCCGAGCGGCAGAACAGCTTGCGCGGCGTGCAGGCCGAGATCATGGAACAGGTCACTTCGCGCGAGCGCGAGATCAAGCGGGTGCGCGACGCGCGGGAGTCGCTCGCGGAGCAGGTGCACGAGCTCGAGATCCGCATCAACACGATCAACAACGAGATCAAGACGATCCGCGACCGGCTCCTGGAGGAGTATCAGCTCGATATCCTGACGGTCGACGTCACGCGGCCAAACGACGCGATGACGGTGGATGAGGCCGCCGAGTACCTGCACGAGCAGAAGGACCGGCTGCGGAATTTCGGCGCGGTCAACCTGCTGGCGCTCGAAGAGTACCGCACGTCGGCGGAGCGTGAGAAGTTCCTGTCCGAGCAGATAAACGATCTGCAGGCGGCGAAGTCGGATCTGCAGGCAACGATCTCAAAGATCAACGTCACCGCGAAGGAGCTGTTCCTCAAGACGTTCGATGTCGCGCGGGGACATTTCAAGAATCTGTTCGTGGAACTGTTCTCGGGCGGTGAAGCGGATATCACGCTGGTGGATCCTTCCGACCCGCTGGAATCCGAGATCGACATCGTCGCGCGGCCGCGCGGCAAGAAGCTTTTGTCGATCGCGCAGATGTCGGGCGGCGAGCGCGCCCTGACGGCGATCTCGCTGCTGTTTTCGCTGTACCTGGTGAAACCGTCGCCCTTCTGCATTCTGGACGAGATCGATGCACCGCTCGACGACGCCAACTGCCACCGGTTCCTCAAGATGATCCGGGCATTTTCGGGGCAGACACAGTTCGTCACGATCACTCACAACAAAATCACGATGGAAGCGGCCGACAATCTGTACGGCATAACGATGGAGTTGCCGGGCGTGTCGAAGCTCGTTGCGGTGCGATTCAACGAAGGCGGTGACCTGGTCGATCAGGCTGACGCGTCATCAACAGACACGGCGGAAGGGGCGGACGGCGACGAGATCCCCGAGTCGATCAGAAATCGCATGACGTCGAACGTTACGCTTCAGCCCAACGAGGAGCCGCGCGAGTGA
- a CDS encoding 23S rRNA (pseudouridine(1915)-N(3))-methyltransferase RlmH encodes MVKITIVAVGKDKDRWVSDGVAHYTKLLSRWASVRILTPVVKTAASLSPVEVKRLEADALRPHLGDGVCIALADTGKICDSPLFAKTVERYSITGGGRVTFLIGGAYGLDESILSGATEVLSLSPLTFSHQLVRLVLLEQLYRGFSILHGTDYHK; translated from the coding sequence GTGGTTAAGATAACGATTGTAGCCGTCGGCAAAGACAAGGACCGGTGGGTCAGCGACGGCGTCGCACACTACACGAAGCTGCTCTCGCGATGGGCCTCGGTCAGAATACTGACGCCTGTCGTAAAAACGGCCGCTTCCCTCTCCCCCGTCGAAGTCAAAAGACTCGAGGCCGACGCGCTTCGGCCGCACCTCGGTGACGGCGTCTGTATCGCCCTTGCAGACACCGGTAAGATTTGTGACTCGCCTCTATTTGCGAAGACGGTCGAGCGGTATTCTATAACCGGCGGCGGGCGGGTGACCTTCTTGATCGGCGGAGCTTACGGGCTTGACGAGTCAATTCTTTCGGGGGCGACCGAAGTTCTTTCGCTATCTCCCCTCACTTTCTCCCATCAGTTGGTTCGGCTCGTTCTTCTGGAACAGCTCTATCGCGGGTTCAGTATCCTTCACGGAACCGACTACCACAAGTAA
- a CDS encoding Maf family protein, with the protein MTYRHLRELAHSHPLVLASGSPRRFDLLTELGIPFQRIVPDLEEVRDPGEPPFDYAVRLAEDKALMVGRGLLPSAIALGCDTVVVLGDSILEKPANANEAFGCLRTLSGKQHVVCTALAFVQEERLLVSAYDTTKVFFNEITDRQIEEYIGTGEPMDKAGAYGIQGMGSFLVDRIDGNLDTVIGLPRNLLDSLARDVLIKLRKR; encoded by the coding sequence ATGACGTATAGACACCTGCGGGAACTGGCTCATTCGCATCCACTCGTGCTGGCGTCGGGTTCGCCGCGCCGGTTCGACCTGTTGACCGAACTGGGCATTCCGTTCCAGCGCATTGTGCCCGACCTCGAGGAAGTCCGCGATCCGGGGGAGCCGCCGTTTGATTACGCGGTGCGGCTGGCCGAGGACAAGGCGTTGATGGTGGGTCGGGGCCTGCTTCCCAGTGCGATAGCGCTGGGCTGCGACACGGTGGTCGTGCTGGGTGACAGCATTCTGGAGAAACCCGCGAACGCAAACGAAGCGTTTGGGTGCCTTCGCACGCTCTCGGGAAAACAGCATGTCGTCTGTACGGCGCTTGCGTTTGTACAAGAGGAGCGGCTGCTGGTGTCGGCATACGATACGACAAAGGTCTTCTTTAACGAGATCACCGACCGGCAGATAGAGGAATACATAGGGACCGGCGAGCCGATGGACAAAGCCGGGGCTTATGGGATACAGGGAATGGGCTCCTTTTTGGTTGACAGAATCGACGGAAATCTCGATACTGTGATCGGTCTCCCCCGTAACTTATTGGACAGCTTGGCGAGGGACGTCCTGATAAAATTGAGAAAGAGGTAA
- a CDS encoding indolepyruvate oxidoreductase subunit beta, whose amino-acid sequence MTNETTQNILIVGVGGQGVLLASEIISAAAMNGGLDVKKSEVHGMSQRGGVVSSHVRLGPRVYSPVIEYGQADILMAFEQAEGLRAIDWMRSDGVAVISLTRLVPAIVTSSKAFHYPEDPIADMRRKAKHVIAVSADKIAAELGNPRLVNTILLGVCSNYMPFPTELWQDMIRMKVKDRFVDINLQAFARGREVKLAAAGA is encoded by the coding sequence ATGACAAACGAAACCACACAGAATATCCTCATCGTCGGGGTCGGCGGACAGGGCGTGCTGCTGGCCAGCGAAATCATCTCCGCCGCGGCCATGAACGGTGGACTCGATGTCAAAAAGTCCGAGGTGCACGGCATGTCGCAGCGCGGCGGAGTCGTCTCCTCGCACGTGCGGCTCGGCCCCCGCGTCTACTCCCCGGTGATCGAATACGGCCAGGCCGACATACTCATGGCGTTCGAGCAGGCCGAAGGGCTCCGCGCAATCGACTGGATGCGCTCCGACGGTGTTGCGGTGATCTCTCTGACACGACTGGTACCCGCGATCGTCACCTCGAGCAAGGCGTTCCATTACCCCGAAGACCCGATCGCGGACATGCGACGCAAAGCCAAGCACGTCATCGCGGTATCGGCGGACAAGATCGCGGCCGAACTCGGCAACCCGCGCCTCGTCAACACCATCCTGCTCGGCGTGTGCTCCAACTACATGCCGTTTCCGACCGAACTCTGGCAGGACATGATCCGGATGAAAGTCAAGGACAGGTTCGTCGACATAAACCTCCAGGCATTCGCCCGAGGTCGCGAGGTGAAACTGGCGGCAGCCGGCGCGTGA
- a CDS encoding DUF4115 domain-containing protein has product MNEIYVKLGKLLRLERERKGLRLPDLSESLKISEENLQFIENGESQKLPAELYFKMFSKSYAEALGIDFEATVQAITDDIAEQKAATAAPEKEKARRAAEEARRLQEAKYGFRKKLIWLFVGIIAALALFIALYKLFVTGSSLPGAPGSNATAPEEEQVKVALAEYDFDEPPSGEPEPIKMVMRARGESWATVLADGDTVVFRSLVPWREYEVEARYRIMASVAHPDVVDISLNGQAVDLRDPVSRRISRVEIDQVNLASLLQRTLDESEVTQPSSEPRESRPATPVQQQSPRPGPGRDTTATTTPSAGGTGGEDAGGGGQQ; this is encoded by the coding sequence ATGAATGAAATATACGTTAAGCTCGGCAAGCTGCTCCGACTTGAGCGCGAACGCAAGGGTCTCAGACTTCCCGATCTGTCCGAAAGCCTCAAGATCTCCGAGGAAAACCTCCAGTTTATCGAAAACGGCGAGAGTCAGAAGCTTCCGGCGGAGCTGTATTTCAAGATGTTTTCGAAGTCGTATGCGGAAGCTCTGGGAATAGACTTCGAAGCGACCGTTCAGGCGATTACCGATGATATCGCGGAGCAGAAGGCGGCCACGGCGGCTCCCGAAAAGGAGAAGGCTCGCCGAGCGGCCGAGGAGGCGCGCCGTTTGCAGGAAGCCAAGTATGGTTTTCGCAAAAAGCTGATCTGGCTTTTTGTCGGCATTATCGCGGCGCTGGCGCTGTTTATAGCGCTCTACAAGCTATTCGTCACGGGATCTTCGTTGCCCGGCGCCCCGGGTTCCAATGCGACGGCTCCGGAGGAAGAACAGGTGAAGGTCGCGTTGGCCGAGTATGATTTCGACGAACCGCCGTCCGGCGAACCGGAACCGATCAAAATGGTCATGCGGGCTCGCGGAGAGAGCTGGGCGACGGTACTGGCGGACGGCGATACGGTGGTGTTTCGATCGCTGGTGCCGTGGCGAGAGTACGAAGTCGAGGCGCGGTATCGGATCATGGCGTCGGTAGCGCATCCCGACGTGGTAGACATTTCGCTGAACGGGCAGGCTGTTGATCTCCGCGACCCGGTGTCGCGACGGATTTCGCGTGTCGAGATCGACCAGGTGAACCTGGCGTCGTTGCTTCAGCGTACGCTCGACGAGAGCGAGGTGACGCAGCCCTCATCTGAGCCGCGCGAGAGCCGCCCGGCAACCCCTGTGCAGCAGCAGTCGCCGCGACCCGGCCCGGGCCGTGATACGACGGCGACGACAACGCCGTCAGCGGGCGGGACCGGCGGAGAGGACGCCGGAGGGGGCGGGCAGCAATGA
- the dtd gene encoding D-aminoacyl-tRNA deacylase — MRLVIQRTSGVEVWIDGACHSKTGPGLLVLFGTKAGDIEGSCGWLADKTVNLRIFEDDDGKMNRSVLDVGGEIMVVSQFTLYADCRKGRRPSFDQAQDPVEAQKLYDRFVELVAASGLRTGAGVFGARMDIRFNNHGPVTIILEHDV, encoded by the coding sequence ATGCGACTTGTCATTCAGCGGACATCGGGAGTCGAGGTCTGGATCGACGGCGCCTGCCACAGTAAAACCGGGCCCGGTCTGCTTGTGTTGTTCGGCACGAAGGCCGGTGACATCGAAGGTTCGTGCGGGTGGCTGGCGGACAAGACCGTCAATCTACGGATATTCGAGGATGACGACGGCAAGATGAATCGCTCGGTGCTCGATGTCGGCGGAGAAATCATGGTCGTCAGTCAGTTCACGCTGTACGCTGACTGCCGGAAAGGACGGCGGCCATCGTTCGACCAGGCACAGGATCCGGTCGAGGCGCAGAAGCTGTACGATCGGTTCGTCGAGCTGGTGGCGGCATCGGGACTCAGGACCGGCGCCGGTGTATTTGGGGCCCGGATGGATATACGATTCAACAACCACGGCCCGGTGACAATCATTCTCGAACATGACGTATAG
- the ftsY gene encoding signal recognition particle-docking protein FtsY → MTAAFNPFEKLRQSLSRTKDTLVGKITQVVKRRKIDDDLLDELEAILIEADVGVKATMRLIEAVKEKARERRLTEGDDVIGLLKEEITAILARDGRLPASAEGSKPVIWLIVGVNGVGKTTTIGKVATRFSTEGKKVMIAACDTFRAAAIEQVGIWAERSGVEMIRSQHGADPASVAFDAASAARARGVDILLVDTAGRLHTKANLMEELKKIRRVVEKAAPGAPVLSKLIIDGTTGQNALSQVKVFTDAVGCDGLIVTKLDGTAKGGVMIAVAEELGVPVDFIGLGEGIDDLQPFDPQRFADALFS, encoded by the coding sequence GTGACCGCTGCCTTCAATCCGTTCGAAAAGCTTCGGCAGTCGCTCTCCCGCACCAAGGATACGCTCGTCGGCAAGATCACGCAGGTCGTGAAGCGGAGAAAAATCGACGACGACCTGCTGGACGAACTCGAAGCGATTCTCATTGAGGCCGATGTCGGCGTCAAGGCGACCATGCGGCTGATCGAGGCCGTCAAGGAAAAGGCCCGGGAACGTCGGTTGACGGAGGGAGACGACGTGATCGGACTGCTGAAGGAAGAGATCACGGCGATTCTGGCGCGTGACGGGCGCTTGCCGGCGTCCGCCGAGGGTTCGAAACCGGTGATCTGGCTGATTGTCGGCGTTAACGGGGTCGGCAAGACGACCACGATCGGCAAGGTCGCCACCCGGTTTTCCACGGAAGGCAAAAAGGTCATGATAGCCGCCTGCGACACGTTCCGGGCGGCTGCGATCGAACAGGTCGGCATCTGGGCGGAGCGGTCGGGCGTCGAGATGATTCGCTCGCAGCACGGCGCCGATCCGGCCTCGGTCGCGTTCGACGCGGCGAGCGCCGCACGAGCGCGAGGTGTGGATATTCTTCTGGTGGATACGGCCGGGCGGCTGCATACCAAGGCGAATCTGATGGAAGAGTTGAAGAAGATCCGCCGGGTAGTTGAAAAGGCGGCGCCGGGCGCGCCGGTGCTCAGCAAGCTCATTATCGACGGCACCACCGGTCAGAACGCGTTGTCGCAGGTCAAAGTATTTACCGACGCTGTGGGTTGCGACGGGTTGATCGTTACGAAGCTGGACGGCACGGCGAAGGGCGGTGTTATGATCGCCGTTGCCGAGGAACTCGGCGTCCCGGTGGATTTTATCGGGCTCGGCGAGGGAATCGACGATTTGCAGCCGTTCGACCCGCAGCGGTTCGCCGACGCCCTGTTTTCCTGA